The following proteins are encoded in a genomic region of Desulfobulbaceae bacterium:
- a CDS encoding HD domain-containing protein: MTLEKNLFVTDIQDNQEVKGLFLVKMARLSETKAGKPFLTLELMDRTGEILGRVWDNAERLASVCPGGSVVMISGRAQSYKGVLQLSVNGVEGIIVEGADWGLFIPATSADIEVMAAELIALIKKIEDKDIRRLLQAIVKDQPLWAAFRTAPAAKTMHHAYIGGLLEHTLGLCRLACSVCVLYPALNKSLLLAGAILHDLGKIKEFSFDVPPFDYSEQGRLLGHMTIALDIIQQKLSGLRDFPERTATMIKHLVVSHHGSHEFGSPVLPMIREAFVLNFLDDLDAKMNYLDRLSSQTPVGEYQFTEYQRNMARFLFVTGHPAQSDERSESETVQTEEGQRQPSLWG, translated from the coding sequence ATGACTCTTGAAAAAAATCTTTTTGTTACCGATATCCAGGATAACCAGGAGGTAAAGGGTCTCTTTCTGGTTAAAATGGCGCGTTTGTCCGAAACCAAAGCCGGCAAACCGTTTTTAACTCTTGAGTTGATGGATCGGACAGGAGAGATTTTGGGCAGGGTCTGGGATAATGCCGAACGGCTGGCCTCTGTCTGTCCTGGTGGGTCAGTGGTGATGATCAGTGGCCGGGCTCAGTCGTATAAAGGAGTCCTGCAGCTGAGTGTGAACGGCGTTGAAGGCATAATTGTTGAAGGTGCGGACTGGGGGCTGTTTATTCCTGCGACGTCGGCTGATATCGAGGTGATGGCCGCTGAACTCATTGCCCTGATTAAGAAAATTGAAGATAAGGATATCCGGAGACTCTTGCAGGCCATAGTCAAGGATCAACCTTTATGGGCAGCATTCAGAACGGCTCCGGCGGCGAAGACCATGCATCACGCCTATATCGGTGGGCTCCTTGAGCATACCTTGGGGTTGTGCCGTCTGGCCTGTTCGGTGTGTGTTCTTTATCCGGCGCTTAATAAGTCGTTGTTGTTGGCCGGGGCCATTCTCCATGACCTGGGCAAGATTAAAGAATTTTCATTTGACGTGCCGCCTTTCGATTATTCCGAGCAGGGCAGGTTGCTTGGACATATGACGATTGCCCTGGATATTATTCAGCAGAAGTTATCCGGATTGCGTGATTTCCCCGAGCGCACCGCGACTATGATTAAGCATCTGGTGGTTAGCCATCATGGGAGTCATGAGTTTGGCTCGCCTGTATTGCCGATGATTCGTGAAGCCTTTGTTTTGAATTTTCTTGACGATCTTGATGCCAAGATGAATTATCTCGATCGGTTGAGTAGTCAAACACCTGTCGGGGAGTATCAGTTTACGGAGTATCAGCGGAATATGGCGCGGTTCCTCTTTGTCACCGGTCATCCGGCTCAGAGTGATGAGAGGTCCGAGTCCGAGACCGTTCAGACAGAGGAGGGGCAGCGTCAACCCTCACTTTGGGGTTAG